Proteins encoded by one window of Gallaecimonas xiamenensis 3-C-1:
- the katG gene encoding catalase/peroxidase HPI: MRKPTVMLMTALAVVLAPAVCPAQGEAMSNRDWWPNQLDLSPLRQNDPASNPLGADFHYAQAFEQLDLEAVKADIKALMTQSQDWWPADYGHYGPFFIRMAWHSAGTYRVEDGRGGAGGGQQRFEPLNSWPDNVSLDKARRLLWPIKQKYGHHISWADLMVLTGNVALESMGFKTFGYGGGREDDWQADKVYWGPEQTWLGDQRYHGDRQLEKPLAAVQMGLIYVNPEGPNGNPDPLAAARDIRETFGRMAMNDEETVALIAGGHTFGKAHGAHKPGDCLEAEPAAAGLEQQGLGWKNNCGKGNGEDTITSGLEGAWSVNPTAWTSQYLDNLFGFDWVQTKSPAGAVQWIPKDAKAANLVPDAHIQGKRHAPIMFTTDLALKMDPAYQKIAKGFKDDPDAFELAFAKAWFKLTHRDMGPRARYLGPEVPTEALIWQDPVPDAKAPLIDDKDAAALKAAILKSGLTVPELVRTAWASAASFRDTDKRGGANGARLRLAPQKDWPVNDPKALAKVLKTLEQVQQDFNQKHQGAKQVSLADLVVLGGAAAIEQAASQRGLKVQVPFTPGRTDASQAMTDTASFAVLEPKADGFRNYFSQQSRYNPTQALVDRASLLRLTVPEMTVLVGGLRALDANAGHSRHGIFTDKPGTLSNDFFVNLLDMGVRWVPSAKDAGLYEGYDRQSGKLKWTATPVDLVFGSNAELRAVAEIYGAAQANARFAEDFVKAWSKVMTLDRFDIDG; encoded by the coding sequence ATGCGTAAACCAACAGTGATGTTAATGACCGCCCTGGCCGTGGTGTTGGCGCCAGCGGTGTGCCCCGCCCAGGGAGAGGCCATGAGCAACCGCGATTGGTGGCCCAATCAGCTGGACCTGAGCCCTCTTCGCCAAAACGACCCCGCCTCCAATCCCCTTGGCGCCGATTTCCATTACGCCCAGGCTTTTGAACAGCTCGATCTCGAGGCCGTCAAGGCCGACATCAAAGCGCTGATGACCCAGTCCCAGGACTGGTGGCCTGCCGACTACGGCCACTATGGGCCCTTTTTCATCCGCATGGCTTGGCACAGCGCCGGCACCTACCGGGTAGAAGACGGCCGTGGCGGGGCCGGTGGCGGCCAACAGCGCTTCGAACCCCTGAACAGCTGGCCCGACAACGTCAGCCTGGACAAGGCCAGGCGCCTGCTGTGGCCCATCAAGCAGAAGTACGGTCACCATATTTCCTGGGCCGACTTGATGGTGCTGACCGGCAACGTGGCCCTGGAGTCCATGGGCTTTAAAACCTTCGGCTACGGCGGCGGCCGAGAAGACGACTGGCAGGCCGACAAGGTCTATTGGGGCCCTGAACAGACCTGGCTGGGAGACCAGCGCTACCACGGCGATCGCCAGTTGGAAAAACCCCTTGCAGCAGTGCAGATGGGGCTTATCTACGTCAATCCCGAAGGGCCCAATGGCAATCCCGATCCCCTGGCGGCGGCCCGGGATATTCGCGAGACCTTCGGCCGCATGGCCATGAACGACGAAGAAACCGTGGCGCTGATCGCCGGCGGCCACACCTTCGGCAAAGCCCATGGTGCCCATAAGCCGGGGGATTGCCTGGAGGCAGAGCCGGCCGCTGCCGGCCTTGAACAGCAAGGCCTTGGCTGGAAGAACAACTGTGGTAAGGGCAATGGCGAAGACACCATCACCAGCGGTCTGGAAGGGGCCTGGTCGGTCAACCCCACCGCCTGGACCAGCCAGTACCTGGACAACCTGTTCGGCTTTGACTGGGTGCAGACCAAGAGCCCTGCCGGGGCCGTGCAATGGATACCCAAAGACGCCAAGGCCGCCAACCTGGTGCCCGACGCCCACATCCAGGGTAAGCGCCACGCCCCCATCATGTTCACCACCGACCTGGCCCTGAAAATGGACCCGGCCTACCAGAAAATCGCCAAGGGTTTCAAAGACGATCCCGATGCCTTCGAGCTGGCCTTTGCCAAGGCCTGGTTCAAGCTGACCCACAGGGACATGGGGCCGCGCGCCCGTTACCTGGGGCCAGAAGTGCCCACTGAGGCCTTGATCTGGCAAGACCCGGTGCCCGATGCCAAGGCCCCCCTGATTGACGATAAGGATGCCGCTGCCCTTAAGGCCGCCATCCTCAAGTCTGGGCTGACAGTGCCAGAGCTGGTACGCACCGCCTGGGCGTCGGCGGCCAGCTTTCGCGATACCGACAAAAGGGGCGGCGCCAACGGTGCCCGGCTGCGCCTGGCTCCCCAGAAGGACTGGCCGGTCAATGATCCCAAGGCCCTGGCCAAGGTGCTAAAGACCCTGGAGCAAGTGCAACAGGACTTCAACCAGAAACACCAAGGCGCCAAGCAGGTGTCCCTGGCGGACTTGGTGGTACTGGGCGGCGCGGCGGCCATAGAACAGGCCGCCAGCCAGAGGGGGCTCAAGGTCCAAGTGCCTTTTACCCCTGGCCGCACCGACGCCAGCCAGGCCATGACCGACACCGCCTCATTTGCGGTGCTGGAGCCCAAGGCCGACGGCTTTCGCAACTATTTCAGCCAGCAAAGCCGCTATAACCCGACCCAGGCCCTGGTGGACAGGGCCAGCCTGCTGCGGCTGACGGTGCCGGAAATGACGGTGCTGGTGGGCGGCCTGCGGGCCCTGGATGCCAACGCCGGCCATAGCCGCCATGGTATCTTCACCGACAAGCCCGGTACCCTCAGTAACGACTTTTTCGTCAACCTGCTGGATATGGGGGTACGTTGGGTGCCGTCGGCCAAAGACGCCGGGCTCTACGAGGGCTATGACCGCCAGAGCGGCAAGCTTAAATGGACGGCAACGCCTGTCGATCTGGTGTTCGGCTCCAACGCCGAACTGAGGGCCGTGGCCGAGATCTATGGTGCGGCCCAGGCCAACGCCAGGTTTGCCGAAGACTTCGTCAAGGCCTGGAGCAAGGTGATGACCCTCGACCGCTTTGACATCGACGGTTGA
- a CDS encoding ankyrin repeat domain-containing protein, translating to MISSSDFYQNNFDAIERFAKSQDPNIHLGNNTPLGLAAVEGKLKTVKCLVSHGADPNFADPRGWTPLLYAANDGRVSVIRYLLSIGADVKVADAQGQTALHHLCYCPRRSNLEAATLLLAAGADPAATNLQGQRPVDVAASNKDRICNHDELARLLAPA from the coding sequence ATGATCAGTAGTTCCGACTTTTATCAAAACAACTTTGATGCCATAGAGCGCTTCGCCAAGAGCCAGGATCCCAATATTCACTTGGGCAACAACACCCCCCTCGGTCTGGCCGCCGTTGAAGGAAAGCTCAAGACGGTGAAATGCCTGGTCAGCCATGGCGCCGATCCCAACTTTGCCGACCCCAGGGGTTGGACGCCTTTGCTCTATGCCGCCAACGATGGCCGGGTATCGGTGATCCGCTATCTGCTGTCCATAGGGGCCGACGTCAAGGTGGCGGACGCCCAGGGCCAAACCGCCTTACACCACCTCTGTTATTGCCCCCGCCGGAGCAACCTGGAGGCGGCAACCCTGCTGCTTGCGGCCGGCGCCGATCCGGCAGCGACCAACCTCCAAGGACAGCGCCCCGTCGATGTGGCAGCCAGCAACAAGGACAGGATCTGCAACCATGATGAGCTGGCAAGGCTGTTGGCGCCGGCGTAG
- a CDS encoding VF530 family DNA-binding protein → MSSQQPNNPLHGVTLEQIIVQLENYYGWDQLALHVNINCFKSDPSVKSALKFLRRTPWARTEVEQLYISTFHDSTKG, encoded by the coding sequence ATGAGCAGCCAGCAGCCCAACAACCCCCTCCACGGCGTGACCTTGGAGCAGATCATTGTCCAGCTCGAAAACTATTACGGCTGGGACCAACTGGCACTGCATGTGAACATCAACTGCTTCAAGTCCGATCCCAGCGTGAAGTCGGCGCTGAAGTTTTTGCGCCGCACTCCCTGGGCCAGGACCGAGGTTGAGCAGCTCTACATCTCCACCTTCCACGACAGCACCAAGGGATAA
- a CDS encoding DUF4304 domain-containing protein, with protein MSETAAWIDACIGKGLAAFLKAKGFTKSARTWHRQAGSSWQLVNLQASQGNSGQEGRFALNLGVYHGDVESRCGPVLKAKPKAHQVTHGARLGSPDLQGDHWWSIRPDLAPASVADELVALLERQGLPWLDAHLEPAVLAKSLAAQPSLQSFSAALLAGDSQEALRRVEAAIEARPRGRAHFSQWALAAGLSLKP; from the coding sequence ATGAGCGAAACGGCAGCATGGATAGACGCCTGTATCGGCAAGGGCCTGGCGGCTTTTTTGAAAGCCAAGGGCTTTACCAAGAGCGCCAGGACCTGGCACAGGCAGGCCGGTAGCAGCTGGCAGTTGGTCAACCTGCAGGCAAGCCAAGGCAACAGCGGCCAAGAGGGGCGTTTTGCCCTGAACCTGGGGGTTTACCACGGCGACGTGGAAAGCCGCTGCGGGCCTGTGTTAAAGGCAAAGCCAAAAGCGCATCAGGTAACCCATGGTGCGCGCCTGGGCAGCCCGGATCTGCAAGGGGATCACTGGTGGAGTATCCGCCCTGACTTGGCGCCGGCATCGGTCGCCGATGAACTGGTGGCGCTGCTGGAGCGTCAGGGCCTGCCTTGGCTCGATGCCCATCTGGAGCCGGCGGTGTTGGCCAAGAGCCTGGCGGCGCAGCCGTCGTTGCAGTCGTTCAGTGCGGCCCTCTTGGCCGGTGACAGCCAAGAGGCGCTGCGCCGGGTGGAGGCGGCGATCGAGGCTCGGCCAAGGGGCAGGGCGCACTTCAGTCAATGGGCCTTGGCAGCGGGTTTGAGCCTAAAGCCCTGA
- a CDS encoding L-serine ammonia-lyase produces MISVFDMFKVGIGPSSSHTVGPMKAAKKFTEILEEKDLLTRTTEVQVELYGSLGQTGIGHGTGKAVILGLAGEDPDTVDVDKIPAILAAAEQQETLSLLGKHQVAFPKKGAIVFHHRKTLKKHSNAMRLAAFAGETELFAKIYYSIGGGFIVADEDFDAEKDAAIIAAADATREPYPFDSCDQLMAQCKEHGLSISSLVMQNELALRTRSEVEEGLWHIWQVMKACIDRGCKTEGILPGGLKVKRRAPGLYRKLVAEGDRNVDPLNTVDWVNLFALAVNEENAAGGRVVTAPTNGAAGIIPAVLAYYDKFIQTVDREIATRYLLTAAAIGSLYKKNASISGAEVGCQGEVGVACSMAAGALAEILGAGPGLVENAAEIGMEHNLGLTCDPVGGLVQVPCIERNAMGAVKAINAARLALRGSGEHKVSLDKVIKTMFDTGKDMKAKYKETARGGLAVNIIEC; encoded by the coding sequence ATGATTTCGGTTTTCGACATGTTCAAGGTGGGCATAGGGCCTTCCTCTTCCCATACCGTCGGCCCCATGAAGGCGGCCAAGAAGTTCACCGAGATCCTGGAAGAAAAAGACCTGCTGACCCGCACCACCGAAGTGCAGGTGGAACTCTATGGCTCCCTGGGCCAGACCGGCATAGGCCACGGCACCGGCAAGGCGGTGATCCTGGGGCTGGCCGGTGAAGATCCCGACACCGTGGACGTGGACAAGATCCCCGCCATCCTGGCCGCCGCCGAGCAGCAGGAAACCCTGTCATTGCTGGGCAAGCACCAGGTGGCCTTCCCCAAGAAAGGCGCCATCGTCTTTCACCACAGAAAGACCCTGAAAAAGCACTCCAACGCCATGAGGCTGGCCGCCTTTGCCGGAGAGACCGAGCTTTTCGCCAAGATTTACTATTCCATCGGCGGTGGTTTTATCGTTGCCGACGAAGACTTTGACGCCGAGAAAGACGCGGCCATCATCGCCGCCGCCGACGCCACCCGTGAGCCCTACCCCTTCGATTCGTGCGACCAGCTGATGGCCCAGTGCAAGGAACATGGCCTGTCCATCTCCAGCCTGGTGATGCAGAACGAATTGGCCCTGCGCACCCGCAGCGAGGTGGAAGAGGGCCTTTGGCATATCTGGCAGGTAATGAAGGCCTGCATCGACCGGGGCTGCAAGACCGAAGGCATACTGCCCGGCGGCCTCAAGGTCAAACGCCGGGCGCCGGGCCTGTACCGCAAGCTGGTGGCCGAAGGGGACCGCAACGTCGACCCCCTGAACACCGTCGACTGGGTCAACCTCTTTGCCCTGGCCGTTAACGAAGAAAACGCCGCCGGTGGCCGGGTAGTGACAGCCCCCACCAACGGCGCCGCCGGTATCATCCCGGCGGTACTGGCCTACTACGACAAGTTTATCCAGACCGTGGACCGGGAAATCGCCACCCGTTACCTCTTGACCGCCGCCGCCATCGGCAGCCTCTACAAGAAAAACGCCTCCATCAGCGGCGCCGAAGTGGGCTGCCAGGGGGAAGTGGGGGTGGCCTGTTCCATGGCCGCCGGCGCCCTGGCCGAGATCCTGGGGGCCGGCCCCGGCCTGGTGGAAAACGCCGCCGAGATCGGCATGGAGCACAACCTGGGCCTGACCTGCGATCCGGTAGGCGGCCTGGTGCAGGTGCCTTGTATCGAGCGTAACGCCATGGGCGCGGTCAAGGCCATCAACGCCGCCCGCCTGGCCCTGCGCGGCAGCGGCGAACACAAGGTGAGCCTGGACAAGGTCATTAAGACCATGTTCGACACCGGTAAAGACATGAAGGCCAAGTACAAGGAAACGGCCCGGGGCGGCCTGGCGGTTAATATCATCGAGTGCTGA
- a CDS encoding CoA pyrophosphatase: MRSAFAADFLLRPLAGRPHGAIHVPSPRDAAVLVAVLDKPNPTVLLTRRTATLRHHGGQVALPGGRVDATDPSHTQAALREAWEEVGLLPQEVMPLGTLNPYYTVSRYRITPIVGLAPADFPWQLSTDEVDAVFEIPLSVVLDLNAYQQLTINRLGQAHPVYFLPWQDWLIWGATAAIFHDLARHLA; the protein is encoded by the coding sequence ATGAGAAGTGCCTTCGCCGCCGATTTCCTGCTGCGGCCCCTGGCGGGCCGCCCCCATGGCGCCATCCATGTCCCCAGCCCCCGCGACGCGGCGGTGCTGGTGGCGGTGCTGGACAAACCCAACCCCACGGTGCTGCTGACCCGCCGCACCGCGACCCTGCGCCACCACGGCGGCCAGGTGGCCCTGCCCGGTGGCCGGGTGGACGCTACCGACCCCAGCCACACCCAGGCCGCCCTGCGTGAAGCCTGGGAAGAGGTGGGCTTGCTGCCCCAAGAGGTCATGCCACTTGGCACCCTCAATCCCTACTACACTGTGTCGCGCTACCGCATCACCCCCATAGTGGGGCTGGCACCGGCCGACTTTCCCTGGCAGCTCAGCACCGACGAAGTGGACGCGGTTTTCGAGATCCCCCTGTCGGTGGTGCTGGACCTCAACGCCTACCAACAGCTCACCATCAACCGCCTGGGCCAGGCCCACCCGGTGTACTTCCTGCCCTGGCAGGACTGGCTGATCTGGGGCGCCACGGCCGCCATATTCCACGACCTGGCCCGCCATCTCGCATAA
- the pabB gene encoding aminodeoxychorismate synthase component 1, giving the protein MMELKSLALPYLDRDALAQRFAPLSTQPWAILLDSAAPTHPDSGFSLFSAAPLSRLVASGEAVFKDDKPLAGTSPLAALKAEMAAWPVVESDLPFATGALGAFAYDLGRSIEKLPTLAEADLALPDMAVGFYDWAVLSDHDRQQSWLISLDDPFARLAWLERQSAEPSGDFALAGPWQANMTRAQYGEKFRQVQHYLHSGDCYQINLAQRFKAPYQGDEWQAYLTLRAANAAPFSAFMRLEDGCLLSISPERFLRVTGQQVQTKPIKGTLPRDPDPAKDAANAERLRHSPKDRAENVMIVDLLRNDLGRVAAPGSVKVPALFDIESFPAVHHLVSTVTCTLAEGNSAVDLLAAAFPGGSITGAPKVRAMEIIEELEPNRRSFYCGSVGFLSANGNMDTSIAIRTLVAWQGHLYCWAGGGLVADSDEAAEYQETLDKVSRILPLL; this is encoded by the coding sequence CTGATGGAACTGAAAAGCCTCGCGCTGCCTTACCTCGACCGGGACGCCCTCGCCCAACGCTTTGCGCCCCTCAGTACTCAGCCCTGGGCCATATTGCTCGATTCCGCCGCCCCCACCCACCCCGACAGCGGATTCAGCCTATTCTCGGCCGCCCCCTTAAGCCGCCTGGTGGCAAGCGGCGAAGCGGTGTTCAAAGACGACAAGCCGCTGGCCGGCACCAGTCCCTTGGCGGCCCTCAAAGCCGAAATGGCCGCCTGGCCGGTGGTAGAAAGCGACCTGCCCTTTGCTACCGGCGCCCTTGGCGCCTTTGCCTATGACCTTGGCCGCAGCATTGAAAAGCTGCCGACCCTGGCCGAGGCCGACCTGGCCCTGCCGGACATGGCCGTGGGCTTTTACGACTGGGCAGTGCTGTCTGACCACGACCGCCAGCAAAGCTGGCTGATAAGCCTGGACGACCCCTTTGCCAGGCTGGCCTGGCTGGAGCGCCAAAGCGCCGAACCTAGCGGCGACTTTGCCCTGGCCGGCCCCTGGCAGGCCAACATGACCCGCGCCCAATACGGCGAGAAGTTTCGCCAGGTGCAGCATTACCTGCACAGCGGCGATTGCTACCAAATCAACCTGGCCCAGCGCTTCAAGGCCCCCTACCAAGGGGACGAGTGGCAGGCCTACCTGACTCTGCGCGCCGCCAACGCCGCCCCCTTTTCCGCTTTTATGCGCCTGGAAGACGGCTGCCTGCTGTCCATCTCCCCGGAGCGGTTTTTGAGGGTGACCGGGCAGCAGGTGCAGACCAAGCCCATCAAGGGCACCCTGCCCCGGGACCCGGACCCGGCCAAGGACGCCGCCAACGCCGAGCGCCTGCGCCACAGCCCCAAAGACAGGGCCGAGAACGTGATGATCGTCGATTTGCTGCGCAACGACCTGGGCCGGGTGGCGGCGCCGGGGTCGGTCAAGGTGCCGGCGCTGTTTGATATCGAGTCCTTCCCGGCGGTGCACCACTTGGTGTCCACCGTCACCTGTACGTTGGCCGAAGGCAACAGCGCCGTGGATCTGCTGGCCGCTGCCTTCCCCGGCGGCTCCATCACCGGCGCCCCCAAGGTGCGGGCCATGGAGATCATCGAAGAGCTGGAGCCCAACAGGCGCAGTTTTTATTGCGGTTCAGTTGGCTTTTTGTCCGCCAATGGCAATATGGACACCTCTATCGCCATCCGTACACTGGTGGCCTGGCAAGGGCACCTTTATTGCTGGGCCGGTGGCGGCCTGGTGGCAGACTCCGATGAGGCTGCCGAATACCAGGAAACCCTCGACAAGGTTTCGCGCATACTGCCGTTGTTATGA
- a CDS encoding fumarate hydratase: protein MTVIRKEDFIESVESALQYISYYHPLDFVQAMKEAYDKEESKAAKDAIAQILINSRMAAEGHRPLCQDTGIVTCFVKIGMKVQWDSDMTVQEMVDEGVRRAYLNPDNPLRASIVADPAGARKNTKDNAPAVVHIDMVPGHHVEVAIAAKGGGSENKSKMAMLNPSDDIVEWVLKTLPTMGAGWCPPGMLGIGIGGTAEKAAVLAKESLMDPVDIHELKERGAQTTEEKLRLEIFEKANQLGIGAQGLGGLTTVLDIKIKSAPTHAASKPVVMIPNCAATRHVHFHLDGNGPAELTPPKLSDWPQVTWEVGSDVRRVNLDTVTKEEVASWKMGETVLLSGKMLTGRDAAHKRIQEMLKNGEQLPVDFKNRFIYYVGPVDAVGDEVVGPAGPTTSTRMDKFTDMMLEQTGLIGMIGKAERGPAAVESIQKHQAVYLMAVGGAAYLVAKAIKKAEVKGFADLGMEAIYEFEVEDMPVTVAVDSLGNNAHQQGPAEWKVRIQEAVKA, encoded by the coding sequence ATGACCGTTATCCGTAAAGAAGACTTTATCGAGAGCGTCGAAAGCGCCCTTCAATACATTTCCTACTACCACCCGCTGGACTTTGTCCAGGCCATGAAAGAAGCCTACGACAAGGAAGAGTCCAAGGCGGCCAAGGACGCCATCGCCCAGATCCTGATCAACTCGCGCATGGCCGCCGAAGGCCATCGCCCCCTGTGCCAGGACACCGGCATCGTCACCTGCTTTGTCAAAATCGGCATGAAGGTCCAGTGGGACTCCGACATGACAGTACAGGAAATGGTGGACGAAGGTGTGCGCCGTGCCTACCTGAACCCCGACAACCCGCTGCGCGCCTCCATCGTTGCCGACCCGGCCGGCGCCCGTAAGAACACCAAGGACAACGCCCCGGCCGTGGTGCACATCGACATGGTGCCCGGCCACCACGTGGAAGTGGCCATTGCCGCCAAGGGTGGCGGCAGCGAGAACAAGTCCAAGATGGCCATGCTCAACCCCTCTGACGACATCGTCGAGTGGGTACTCAAGACCCTGCCCACCATGGGCGCCGGCTGGTGCCCGCCTGGCATGCTGGGTATCGGCATCGGCGGCACCGCCGAGAAAGCCGCCGTGCTGGCCAAAGAATCTTTGATGGACCCGGTCGACATCCACGAGCTTAAAGAGCGTGGCGCCCAGACCACCGAAGAAAAACTGCGCCTGGAAATTTTCGAAAAAGCGAACCAACTGGGCATCGGTGCCCAGGGCTTGGGCGGCCTGACCACGGTGCTGGACATCAAGATCAAGTCCGCCCCCACCCACGCAGCGAGCAAGCCGGTGGTGATGATCCCCAACTGCGCCGCCACCCGCCACGTGCACTTCCACCTGGACGGCAACGGCCCGGCCGAGCTGACCCCGCCGAAGCTGTCTGACTGGCCACAAGTAACCTGGGAAGTGGGCAGCGATGTGCGCCGCGTCAACCTCGACACCGTCACCAAGGAAGAAGTGGCCAGCTGGAAGATGGGCGAAACCGTGCTGCTGTCCGGCAAGATGCTGACCGGCCGCGACGCCGCCCACAAGCGTATCCAGGAAATGCTCAAAAACGGTGAGCAGCTGCCGGTAGATTTCAAAAACCGCTTCATCTACTACGTCGGCCCGGTTGACGCCGTGGGCGACGAAGTGGTTGGCCCGGCCGGCCCCACCACCTCCACCCGCATGGACAAGTTCACCGACATGATGCTGGAGCAAACCGGCCTTATCGGCATGATCGGCAAAGCCGAGCGTGGCCCGGCGGCGGTGGAGTCCATCCAAAAGCACCAGGCCGTGTACCTGATGGCCGTAGGCGGCGCCGCCTACCTGGTGGCCAAGGCCATCAAGAAAGCCGAAGTCAAAGGCTTTGCCGACCTGGGCATGGAAGCGATTTACGAATTCGAAGTCGAAGACATGCCGGTGACCGTTGCCGTGGACAGCCTCGGTAACAACGCTCACCAGCAAGGCCCGGCCGAATGGAAAGTGCGCATTCAGGAAGCCGTCAAAGCCTGA